From a single Onychomys torridus chromosome 9, mOncTor1.1, whole genome shotgun sequence genomic region:
- the Slc22a17 gene encoding solute carrier family 22 member 17: MASDPIFTLAPPLHCHYGALPPNASGWEQPPNASGVSVAAGAALAASAASRVLTSTDPSCSGFAPPDFNHCLKDWDYNGLPVLTTNAIGQWDLVCDLGWQVILEQILFILGFASGYLFLGYPTDRFGRRGIVLLTLGLVGPCGVGGAAAGSSTGIMALRFLLGFLLAGVDLGVYLMRLELCDPTQRLRVALAGELVGVGGHFLFLGLALVSKDWRFLQRMITAPCILFLFYGWPGLFLESARWLIVKRQIEEAQSVLRILAERNRPHGQMLGEEAQEALQELENTCPLPATSAFSIAALLNYRNIWKNLLILGFTNFIAHAIRHCYQPVGGGGSPSDFYLCSLLASGTAALACVFLGVTVDRFGRRGILLLSMTLTGIASLVLLGLWDYLNDAAITTFSVLGLFSSQASAILSTLLAAEVIPTTVRGRGLGLIMALGALGGLSCPAQRLHMGHGAFLQHVVLAACALLCILSIMLLPETKRKLLPEVLRDGELCRRPSLLRQPPPNRCDHVPLLATPNPAL, translated from the exons ATGGCCTCGGACCCCATCTTCACGCTGGCGCCCCCGCTGCACTGCCACTACGGCGCCTTGCCCCCCAACGCTTCGGGCTGGGAGCAGCCCCCCAACGCCAGCGGCGTCAGCGTCGCCGCCGGAGCGGCCCTAGCAGCCAGCGCCGCCAGCCGAGTCCTCACCAGTACCGACCCTTCGTGTAGTGGCTTTGCCCCGCCAGACTTCAACCACTGCCTGAAGGACTGGGACTATAACGGACTACCAGTGCTCACCACCAATGCCATCGGCCAG tGGGATCTGGTGTGTGACCTGGGCTGGCAGGTGATCCTGGAGCAGATCCTCTTCATCTTGGGCTTTGCCTCCGGCTACCTGTTCCTCGGTTACCCCACGGACAG GTTTGGTCGACGTGGAATTGTGCTGCTGACCTTGGGGCTTGTGGGCCCCTGTGGAGTGGGAGGAGCCGCTGCAGGCTCCTCCACAGGCATTATGGCTCTTCGATTCCTCCTGGGCTTCCTGCTAGCTGGTGTTGACCTTGGTGTCTACCTGATGC GCCTGGAGCTGTGCGACCCAACCCAGAGGCTTCGGGTGGCCCTGGCAGGGGAGTTGGTAGGGGTGGGAGGGCACTTCCTGTTCCTGGGCCTGGCCCTTGTCTCTAAGGACTGGCGATTCCTGCAGCGAATGATCACCGCCCCTTGCATCCTCTTCCTGTTCTATGG CTGGCCCGGTCTGTTTCTGGAGTCTGCGCGGTGGCTGATCGTGAAGCGGCAGATTGAGGAGGCTCAGTCTGTGCTGAGGATCCTGGCTGAGCGAAACCGGCCCCATGGGCAGATGCTGGGAGAAGAGGCCCAGGAAGCCTTACAGG AACTGGAGAATACCTGCCCTCTCCCTGCAACGTCTGCCTTTTCCATCGCGGCTCTCCTCAACTACCGGAACATCTGGAAGAATCTGCTTATCCTGGGCTTCACCAA CTTCATCGCCCACGCCATTCGCCACTGTTATCAGcctgtgggaggaggagggagcccgTCAGACTTCTACTTGTGTTCTCTGCTGGCCAGTGGCACAGCGGCCCTGGCCTGTGTCTTCCTGGGGGTCACCGTGGACCGTTTTGGCCGCCGGGGTATCCTGCTTCTCTCGATGACTCTCACGGGCATTGCGTCCCTGGTCCTGCTGGGCCTGTGGGATT ATCTGAACGATGCTGCCATCACCACTTTCTCTGTCCTGGGACTCTTCTCCTCCCAAGCCTCTGCCATCCTCAGTACCCTCCTTGCTGCTGAAGTCATCCCAACCACTGTCCG GGGCCGTGGCCTGGGCCTAATCATGGCACTTGGGGCGCTTGGGGGTCTGAGTTGTCCGGCTCAGCGCCTCCACATGGGCCATGGAGCCTTCCTGCAGCATGTGGTCCTGGCGGCCTGTGCCCTCCTCTGCATCCTCAGCATTATGCTGCTGCCAGAGACCAAGCGCAAGCTTCTGCCAGAGGTTCTCCGGGATGGGGAACTGTGTCGCCGGCCTTCCCTACTGAGACAGCCACCACCTAACCGCTGTGACCACGTCCCGCTGCTAGCCACTCCTAACCCTGCCCTCTAA
- the Efs gene encoding embryonal Fyn-associated substrate isoform X1, which produces MAIATSAQLARALYDNTAESPQELSFRRGDVLRVLQREGAGGLDGWCLCSLHGQQGIVPANRVKLLPAGPAPKPSLSPASLTQPGSSCPTPERGSEEQEVYVVPPPARPCPAAGPPARSCSPSPESIYKVPRVNGTQLTAPRDVLAVYDVPPNILRAPPNCPYDSPASFSCPLAPVVPQTAGEDEAPYDVPLALKPSAELEPELEPDLEWEGGREPGPPLYAAPSNLKRASALLNLYEAPEELLANGESRDTDEGIYDVPLLGPESPSSESPSPGGSSSTDLDTVAQLLTKSPPPQHRPRLPSTESLSRRPLPALPVSEAPAPSPAPSPAPGRKGSIQDRPLPPPPPRLPGYGGLKPEGDPECREVDDDPAGHHNEYEGIPMAEEYDYVHLKGVDKAQSPRPLDKAFPADPELLERGLPEQQEVLSPEEPLVLSTGDLQLLHFYAGQCQSHYSALQAAVAALMSSAQANQPPCLFVPHGKRVVVTAHRLVFVGDTLGRLAASASLRAQVGAAGTRLGQTLRATVLAVKGAALGYPSGTAVQEMARCVAELAGQALRFTTLLAGLLP; this is translated from the exons ATGGCCATTGCCACGTCG GCCCAGCTTGCCAGGGCCCTCTACGACAACACTGCAGAGTCCCCTCAGGAGCTGTCCTTCCGCCGAGGGGATGTTCTACGGGTACTGCAGAGGGAGGGTGCTGGTGGACTAGATGGCTGGTGCCTTTGCTCCCTGCATGGCCAGCAGGGTATTGTGCCTGCAAACAGAGTGAAGCTCCTTCCTGCTGGCCCAGCACCCAAGCCTAGCCTCTCCCCAGCATCTCTCACCCAACCTGGCTCATCATGTCCCACCCCAGAGCGTGGCAGTGAGGAGCAGGAG GTGTACGTGGTGCCACCACCAGCTCGACCCTGCCCTGCCGCGGGACCTCCAGCTAGATCCTGCTCACCCTCTCCCGAGTCCATCTACAAGGTCCCCAGAGTCAACGGGAcacagctgactgcccccagagATGTGTTAGCG GTCTATGATGTGCCTCCCAACATCCTCCGGGCACCCCCCAACTGCCCATATGACTCCCCAGCTTCCTTTTCCTGTCCTCTGGCTCCAGTTGTCCCACAGACCGCTGGAGAGGATGAAGCCCCCTACGATGTGCCTCTGGCCTTGAAGCCGTCTGCGGAGCTGGAGCCAGAGCTGGAGCCAGATCTGGAGTGGGAAGGGGGCCGGGAACCAGGGCCTCCCCTCTACGCTGCTCCTTCAAACCTGAAACGGGCCTCAGCTCTCCTCAACCTGTATGAAGCCCCCGAGGAACTACTGGCAAATGGGGAGAGCAGGGACACAGATGAAGGCATCTATGATGTGCCGCTGCTGGGGCCGGAGTCACCATCTTCAGAGTCACCATCTCCAGGAGGGTCTTCCTCCACTGACCTGGACACTGTGGCCCAGCTTCTGACCAAAAGTCCTCCACCCCAGCACAGGCCCAGGCTGCCGTCCACCGAGAGCCTGTCCCGCCGccctctgcctgccctgcctgtcTCTGAGGCTCCTGCCCCTTCCCCGGCTCCCTCTCCTGCCCCAGGCCGAAAGGGCAGTATCCAGGACAggcctctgccccctcccccaccccgcctgCCTGGTTATGGAGGCCTCAAACCCGAGGGAGATCCAGAGTGCAGGGAGGTAGACGATGATCCAGCAGGCCATCACAATGAGTATGAAGGCATCCCGATGGCTGAGGAATATGACTATGTGCACCTCAAG GGTGTGGATAAAGCTCAGAGTCCTAGACCCCTGGATAAAGCTTTCCCAGCGGATCCCGAATTGCTGGAGAGGGGGCTGCCGGAACAGCAG GAAGTCCTGTCCCCCGAGGAGCCGCTGGTCCTGTCCACTGGAGACCTACAGCTTCTGCACTTCTACGCAGGGCAATGCCAGAGCCACTACTCAGCCCTGCAGGCTGCTGTGGCAGCCCTCATGTCCAGTGCCCAGGCTAACCAGCCACCGTGTCTCTTTGTGCCCCACGGCAAGCGAGTGGTGGTGACCGCTCACCGCCTGGTGTTTGTGGGGGACACCCTCGGCCGGCTGGCAGCCTCTGCATCTCTCCGAGCACAGGTTGGGGCCGCAGGTACAAGGCTAGGCCAGACTTTGCGGGCCACTGTGCTTGCTGTCAAGGGGGCTGCCTTAGGCTACCCGTCTGGTACTGCAGTCCAAGAGATGGCGAGATGCGTAGCAGAGCTGGCAGGGCAGGCCCTGCGCTTTACCACCCTGCTCGCCGGCCTGCTCCCCTGA
- the Efs gene encoding embryonal Fyn-associated substrate isoform X2 yields the protein MFYGVKLLPAGPAPKPSLSPASLTQPGSSCPTPERGSEEQEVYVVPPPARPCPAAGPPARSCSPSPESIYKVPRVNGTQLTAPRDVLAVYDVPPNILRAPPNCPYDSPASFSCPLAPVVPQTAGEDEAPYDVPLALKPSAELEPELEPDLEWEGGREPGPPLYAAPSNLKRASALLNLYEAPEELLANGESRDTDEGIYDVPLLGPESPSSESPSPGGSSSTDLDTVAQLLTKSPPPQHRPRLPSTESLSRRPLPALPVSEAPAPSPAPSPAPGRKGSIQDRPLPPPPPRLPGYGGLKPEGDPECREVDDDPAGHHNEYEGIPMAEEYDYVHLKGVDKAQSPRPLDKAFPADPELLERGLPEQQEVLSPEEPLVLSTGDLQLLHFYAGQCQSHYSALQAAVAALMSSAQANQPPCLFVPHGKRVVVTAHRLVFVGDTLGRLAASASLRAQVGAAGTRLGQTLRATVLAVKGAALGYPSGTAVQEMARCVAELAGQALRFTTLLAGLLP from the exons ATGTTCTACGG AGTGAAGCTCCTTCCTGCTGGCCCAGCACCCAAGCCTAGCCTCTCCCCAGCATCTCTCACCCAACCTGGCTCATCATGTCCCACCCCAGAGCGTGGCAGTGAGGAGCAGGAG GTGTACGTGGTGCCACCACCAGCTCGACCCTGCCCTGCCGCGGGACCTCCAGCTAGATCCTGCTCACCCTCTCCCGAGTCCATCTACAAGGTCCCCAGAGTCAACGGGAcacagctgactgcccccagagATGTGTTAGCG GTCTATGATGTGCCTCCCAACATCCTCCGGGCACCCCCCAACTGCCCATATGACTCCCCAGCTTCCTTTTCCTGTCCTCTGGCTCCAGTTGTCCCACAGACCGCTGGAGAGGATGAAGCCCCCTACGATGTGCCTCTGGCCTTGAAGCCGTCTGCGGAGCTGGAGCCAGAGCTGGAGCCAGATCTGGAGTGGGAAGGGGGCCGGGAACCAGGGCCTCCCCTCTACGCTGCTCCTTCAAACCTGAAACGGGCCTCAGCTCTCCTCAACCTGTATGAAGCCCCCGAGGAACTACTGGCAAATGGGGAGAGCAGGGACACAGATGAAGGCATCTATGATGTGCCGCTGCTGGGGCCGGAGTCACCATCTTCAGAGTCACCATCTCCAGGAGGGTCTTCCTCCACTGACCTGGACACTGTGGCCCAGCTTCTGACCAAAAGTCCTCCACCCCAGCACAGGCCCAGGCTGCCGTCCACCGAGAGCCTGTCCCGCCGccctctgcctgccctgcctgtcTCTGAGGCTCCTGCCCCTTCCCCGGCTCCCTCTCCTGCCCCAGGCCGAAAGGGCAGTATCCAGGACAggcctctgccccctcccccaccccgcctgCCTGGTTATGGAGGCCTCAAACCCGAGGGAGATCCAGAGTGCAGGGAGGTAGACGATGATCCAGCAGGCCATCACAATGAGTATGAAGGCATCCCGATGGCTGAGGAATATGACTATGTGCACCTCAAG GGTGTGGATAAAGCTCAGAGTCCTAGACCCCTGGATAAAGCTTTCCCAGCGGATCCCGAATTGCTGGAGAGGGGGCTGCCGGAACAGCAG GAAGTCCTGTCCCCCGAGGAGCCGCTGGTCCTGTCCACTGGAGACCTACAGCTTCTGCACTTCTACGCAGGGCAATGCCAGAGCCACTACTCAGCCCTGCAGGCTGCTGTGGCAGCCCTCATGTCCAGTGCCCAGGCTAACCAGCCACCGTGTCTCTTTGTGCCCCACGGCAAGCGAGTGGTGGTGACCGCTCACCGCCTGGTGTTTGTGGGGGACACCCTCGGCCGGCTGGCAGCCTCTGCATCTCTCCGAGCACAGGTTGGGGCCGCAGGTACAAGGCTAGGCCAGACTTTGCGGGCCACTGTGCTTGCTGTCAAGGGGGCTGCCTTAGGCTACCCGTCTGGTACTGCAGTCCAAGAGATGGCGAGATGCGTAGCAGAGCTGGCAGGGCAGGCCCTGCGCTTTACCACCCTGCTCGCCGGCCTGCTCCCCTGA
- the Il25 gene encoding interleukin-25 produces MYQVAAFLAMIVGTHVISSEIRNDCSHWPSCCPSKEQDSTQELLTWNPASTSPPEPLSLTYHPESCKASRDGPLNRRAISPWSYELDRDLNRVPQDLYHAKCLCPHCVSLRTGSHMDLMGNSVPLYHNQTVFYRRPCHGQQGCHHGYCLERRLYRVSMACVCVRPRAMAA; encoded by the exons ATGTACCAG GTTGCTGCATTCTTGGCTATGATTGTGGGAACCCACGTCATCAGTTCGGAGATCCGGAATGACTGTAGTCATTGGCCCAGTTGTTGTCCCAGCAAAGAGCAAGACTCCACTCAGGAGTTGCTGACGTGGAACCCTGCATCTACGTCTCCCCCAGAGCCTCTGAGCCTCACCTACCACCCAGAATCCTGCAAGGCCAGCAGGGATGGACCCCTCAACAGGAGGGCCATCTCTCCTTGGAGCTATGA GTTGGACAGGGACTTGAACCGGGTCCCCCAGGATCTGTACCATGCAAAATGCCTGTGCCCACACTGCGTCAGCCTACGGACAGGCTCCCACATGGACCTGATGGGCAACTCAGTACCCCTCTACCACAACCAGACGGTCTTCTACCGGCGGCCGTGCCACGGACAGCAAGGTTGCCATCACGGCTACTGCCTGGAGCGCAGGCTCTACCGTGTCTCCATGGCTTGTGTTTGTGTGCGGCCCCGCGCAATGGCGGCTTAA
- the Cmtm5 gene encoding CKLF-like MARVEL transmembrane domain-containing protein 5: MFSAWDRQERPPEEGAAAGLQGFGVDKTFLSSLKGILLETELALTLIIFICFTASISAYMAAALLEFFITLAFLFLYATQYYQRFDRLNWPCLDFLRCVSAIIIFLVVSFAAVTSREGAAIAAFVFGIILVSIFAYDAFKIYRTELMPRTTEGDQQ, encoded by the exons ATGTTCAGTGCTTGGGATCGCCAGGAGCGGCCCCCAGAGGAAGGAGCAGCCGCAGGGCTCCAGGGCTTCGGTGTGGACAAGACCTTCCTGTCTTCCCTCAAAGGCATCCTGCTGGAAACTGAGCTG GCCCTGACCCTCATCATCTTCATCTGCTTCACGGCCTCCATCTCCGCCTACATGGCTGCAGCGCTGCTGGAGTTCTTCATCACCCtcgccttcctcttcctctatgCCACCCAGTACTACCAGCGCTTCGATAGGCTTAACTGGCCTTGTCTG GACTTCCTCCGCTGTGTCAGCGCCATCATCATCTTCCTGGTGGTCTCCTTTGCCGCTGTGACCTCGAGGGAGGGAGCTGCCATTGCTGCTTTT GTTTTTGGCATCATCCTGGTCTCTATCTTTGCCTACGATGCATTCAAGATCTACCGAACTGAATTGATGCCCAGGACCACTGAGG